The Paenibacillus pabuli DNA segment CCGCCTCTGCGTTGGCCTTGACCTTGACTCTGTCCTTGGCCGCCGCTGCGGTTGCCGCCATTACCAGTGTTGCTTGGTCCAGCGCTTCTCACTTGACCGCCACCACTTGTGTTAGGGCGTTGTCCCGAACCTTGTGGACGTGAAGCTGTGCTGCTTTGTCCGCCTTGTGGACGTGAAGCTGTACTACTTTGTCCGCCTTGCGAAGGTCTGGAGCGATTACCTGTTTGTCCTCCCTGGCTGGAGCCTTGGGAAGAGTTCGTTCTGTTGCGGCTATCTTGGCCGCTGGGTCTTTGGGAGCCGTTGTTATTGTTTGAATTTGGTCTATTGTTCATACCTACCTGCTTTTCCTGTTGTATTTTTGTTTGTACGGGACTACCGGATGAATTACTGTTGTTCGGCGTGTTCGCTCCGCCGGCCGGCTTACTGCTGTCCACTGTTTTTTCACTGCGCACGGAGGAAGTAGCGACTGGTTTTGCCTCGCTGTTCTGTTTGGATGCTGCAGTGGATTTTATATCTTTAAAAAATTGTTCCACCTTACCCACTGAACCATTCTCCATGACACTCATATGATTGTTTACGGGAATATCCAGTTTTTTAAGAATGGTTATAATTTCTTTACTGCTCATATTAAGGGACTTCGCATATTCATAAACTCGCAATTTATCCTTGTTTTCCTGTTTACTCAATATACTCCACCTCCGACATTATACCGACTTGCTTGGAGATCATTTTTGCAAACCCACGGTCCGTTACCGCAAGAACAACCCGCGTTTCTTTACCGATACTTGAACCCAGACTATCCCGGTCAAATCCGATCACCAGTGGAACTTTGTAGGTTCCACATTTGTCGCGAAATTTCTTCTGTGTATTGGCCGAGGCGTCACCCGCAACAATAACCATTTTAGCTTCGGAAGAACGGATCGCCTTGAGCACGATTTCTTCACCTGTCACCAGCTTGCCTGCACGCATGGAGAGTCCCAGATAAGACAATGCTTTGTTATTCATCATGATCACGCTCCTGCGCTGCGATGAAATCATCTTCAACAGAAGCGAAATCAGCAGCCAATTGCTCGTAAATTTCAGGTGAAACCTTGCCTTTGAGCGCCCGATCTAAAGACCGGTTTTTGAGTGCAAGCTTAAAACAGGATTCCTTGCCGCATAAATAAGCGCCACGTCCGGACTTTTTGCCAGTCAAATCGATCAGCACTTCATCCTCTGGCGTTTTAACGATACGGATCAGTTGCTTTTTGGGCATCATTTCTTGGCACGCCACACATTTGCGCAGCGGCACTTTTTTCTGTTTCATACGTTAGCGCCCCCCGTGCTTTACTTTAATCGACGGAGACGGAATCTTGGTGCATTTCCGAAGAAGAATCTTTTTCTCTGCCGAATTCCTGTTCCGCCTGGCTCTCGCTCTTGATGTCGATTTTCCAGCCGGTCAGCTTCGCTGCCAGGCGGGCATTTTGGCCCTTGATGCCGATAGCGAGGGACAGTTGATAGTCCGGTACGATAACCCGAGCCATCTTTTCTTCTTCAAACACTTGAACTTCCAGCACTTTGGAAGGACTCAATGCATTAGCCACATATTCGTCTACCTGTTCGGAGTAACGAACGATGTCAATCTTTTCACCGCGCAGCTCACCCACAATGGTCTGCACGCGCATGCCTTTAGGGCCTACACACGATCCAACCGGATCAACTTCCTCATTGCGGGAATGAACAGCAATTTTGGAGCGGAAGCCCGCTTCACGTGCAACAGAGCGAATCTCAACGACTCCATCAAAGATTTCAGGAACTTCCAGTTCAAAGAGACGTTTCAATAGACCCGGATGTGTACGGGACAGAATGATTTGCGGCCCTTTGGTCGTATTCTCGACCTTGGTGATGTATGCCTTAATACGGTCACCATGAACAAACTTTTCGTTCGGCATCAATTCGGTTAACGGCAATGCCGCTTCGATTTTGCCCAGATCGATGTAGATATTGCGCAAATCCTGACGCTGCACCACTCCCGTAACGATATCCTCTTCCTTGTCAACGAAAGCGTTGTAGATCAGTCCGCGTTCGGCTTCACGAATCCGCTGGGTCACTACCTGTTTGGCAGTCTGTGCGGCGATACGTCCGAAATCGCGCGGCGTAACCTCGATCTCCGCAATATCTTCCAGCTGGAAGTGTGGGTTAATCTCACGTGCAGCAGGCAACGAAATTTCGGTGCGTGAATCCAGGACTTCCTCCACGATCAATTTGCGTGCATAGACCCGAATAACTCCAGTATTGCGATTCATGTCAACACGCACATTCTGGGCGGTGTTGAAATTGCGTTTGTAACTGGAGATTAATGCCGCTTCAATCGCTTCAAACAGCACATCCTTGCTGATCCCTTTTTCCCGCTCCAATTCATTCATTGCTTCAATAAAATCCATACTCATGAATGTTGATCCCCCTTTCAAACATGGCATCTCATACGTAAAACGGCGAAAGGCTCAGAACTCATGAGCACCTTGCCGTTATCGTGAGATGTGTCTTTTTCATTAATAAAGTGAACAAGGCACTTAAAACAGAATGGCCAAGCGCGCACTGGCAACCTTATCATAAGGAACCGTGTACTGCTTCTTACCTGCTTCGATCACAAGTTCCCCGTTATCAAAGGAAAGCAGTTTGCCTTCAAATTCCTTCATTCCATTCACCGCTTCATAGGTAGTAACAAAGACGTTTTTACCTACGGATTTCGCAACATCCTCCGCTTTTTTCAGTGGACGTTCAGCTCCCGGAGAAGACACTTCAAGGAAATAGACGGTTGGAATCGGATCGTTCTCATCCAGCTTGGCGCTCAGCTGTTCGCTGATCAAGACGCAATCGTCGATGTCGATGCCACCCTCTTTGTCGACATACACCCGTAAAAACCAGTTGCTGCCTTCTTTGACGTAATCGATGTCAACCAGCTCGAAGCCTTGTTCATTCAAGTAGGGTTGGATCATTTCTTCCACGGTAGATTTAATCTTCGTTGTGCTCAAAACCGATAACCTCCAACTTAGGTTACGCCGACGTGTTAAGCCGACAATTTCGTAATACCCAAGATTCTTGTATACCAAAGACTAAAGAGTGGGTTTCCCCACTCTTTAGAAATTCGTACTATCTCGTTCACTTCAGAAATTATAACATAGTCTGGTAATAGTGACAAGTAAGCGATCTTTCAGGTCAATAGCGTACTAATGAAGAAAAAATTACGCAACCATCTGACAGGCAGTTTTTAAACCGCTAGAGCGTCCCTTAAAACAGGGATAATTGATTGCTCTCCGGCAAACCACGGAAACAACCCATGCCCGACAATAGTTCGACAATCGTTTTACTTGCCTTGGATTTTTGCTGAAAATCTTCAACGGACAGGAACTCACCATGATCTCTTGCCGCAGCGATATTACGTGCTGCGTTATCACCGATTCCGGCCAATGCAGAAAATGGAGGAATCAGTGCTTTTCCGTCTACGATAAACTTCGTAGCTTCAGAACGATACAGATCAATCGGCTTGAGTGAGAATCCGCGAGCCGTCATTTCCAGAGCCATCTCAAGCACAGGAAGCATGTTTTTTTCTTTTGGCGGTGCCTGGAAACCCAATTGCTCTATTTCAACAATTTTCCGATAGATGGCATCGTATCCCTGACATACCAGTTCAATGTCAAACTCATCTGCGCGTACTGTAAAATAGGTTGCGTAGAATTCGATGGGATGATACAGCTTAAAGAATGCAGTACGAACTGCCGAAATAACATAAGCGGCCGCGTGGGCCTTCGGGAACATATACTGGATTTTGAGACAAGAGTCAATATACCATTGTGGCACTTTGCAGTTTTTCATCTCGTCAATCCATTCCTGAGGCAACCCCCGTCCTTTACGCACACTCTCTGTAATTTTAAAGGCCAGGCTTGCATCCATACCGGCTTTATAGATGAGGAACAACATGATATCATCCCGACAACCAATTACGGTTTTAATGTTACATGTACCATTCTTGATCAACTCTTGTGCATTGCCAAGCCATACCCCTGTTCCGTGGGAAAGGCCCGAAATCTGCAATAAATCGGCAAAAGACGACGGCTGGGATTCGACAAGCATCTGGCGTACGAACTTCGTCCCCATCTCCGGCACACCAAAGGTTGCAACAGGCGAACGGATCTGTTCAGGAGTCACTCCCAGTGCATCCGTAGAGTTGAACATGCTCATGACTTTCGGATCATTCATCGGAATGGTGGTTGGATCGATCCCTGTCAGATCCTGCAGCATCCGCATCATGGTCGGATCATCATGTCCTAGGATATCCAGTTTCAACAAATTCTCTTCAAATGCGTGATAGTCAAAGTGCGTTGTCTTCCACTCCGCTGTAACGTCATCCGCAGGATATTGGACCGGAGTGACATCTTCCACTTCAATATAATCCGGCACAACGACAATACCCCCGGGATGTTGTCCCGTACTCCGCTTAACTCCGGTACAACCTGAAGCCAGACGATTCAGCTCTGCTCCGCGCCATTTCTTATGATGCTCTTCCTCATATTTCTTGGCGAAACCAAAGGCTGTCTTCTCGGCAACGGTACCGATGGTCCCTGCCCGAAACACGCTTTTCTCACTAAAGAGTACTTTCGTGTAGTTATGAGCATGCGGCTGGTAATCACCCGAAAAGTTCAAGTCGATATCGGGAACCTTGTCCCCCTTGAAACCAAGGAACGTCTCAAACGGTATATCTTGACCTTCTCCTTTCAATCTGCCGCCGCAGTCGGGACATTCCTTCTCCGGAAGGTCGAATCCACTTGGCACACTTCCGTCCAGGAACCATTCGCTGTGCTTGCACTCCGGGTTTACGCAGATATAGTGTGCAGGCAGCGGATTAACTTCCGATATGCCAAGGAATGTAGCCACGACTGATGAACCAACGGATCCCCGGGAGCCGACTAGATAACCGTCCTGATTTGATTTTTTAACCAGTCTCTCCGAGATCAAATAGTTGGCTGAAAAACCATATTTGATGATCGGGTTCAACTCTTTCTCAAGCCTTGCCACGATGACTTCAGGCAGGTCTTCACCATATATCGACTTTGCCGTATTGTAGCAGGTGTTCCGAATTTCTTCGTCCGCACCCTCCAGGATCGGCGTAAATAGCTTGTCCGGGAATAGTTTGATTTCCTCAAAACGATCGGCGAGTTCAATCGTATTGGTGACAACAACCTCATAGGCTTTATCCTGACCCAAGAACTGGAATTCCTCCAGCATTTCTGCCGTGGTTCTAAAATGAGCATCCGGCTTGCGCTGGTCTTTAAGCGGACTGAATCCGGTAATCCCGTGGATGGTAATGTCCCGATAGATTTTGTCCCTCGGCTCCAGATAGTGCACATTACCTGTAGCTATAACCGGTTTGTTCAATTTGGCTCCGATATCAACCACTTTACGAACCGCAAGTTTCAGTTCCTCCGGTGTTGCAACAAGCCCCTTGTCCACAAGATGCATATACATCGTCAGAGGTTGAATCTCCAGAATGTCGTAAAACTCAGCGATTTCTTCGGCCTCTTCCAGTGATTTATTCAGGACTGCCTCAAAGAACTCCCCTTTTTCACAGCCGGAAATAATCAACAGTCCTTCACGCAAGCCTACCAGTTTGGACTTCGGAATACATGGGACACGTTTGAAATATTCCGTATGAGACAAGGACACCAGCTTATACAGGTTCTTCTTGCCGATATCATTTAATGCGTAAATCCCGCAGTGGAAGGGACGAGTATTCGACAGATCAACTCCGACGTAATCGTTCAACCGGTCCAGCATGGTTAAACCTTTTAACTGGGCTGCATCATTTACAAGTCCATTGAGGATACCAGCGAGCGCAATCGTATCATCAATCGCCCGGTGATGGCTTTCCAGTGCGACTTTGTATTTATCAGCCAGTGTGTTGAGTCGGTGGTTTTTCATTTTTGGATACAAAAGCCGTGCCAGTTCCAACGTATCCAGCACAGGGTTTGGCAGTTCAGGCATGCCCAAATTTTTAAGCGACGCCTGGATAAAGCCCATATCGAATCGTGCATTGTGCGCGACCAATACGCCATCACCCGCAAACGCAACAAAGTCGCGAATCACCGGTTCAAGCTCTGGCGCGTCTTTGACCATCTCATCCGTAATGTTAGTCAATTGCTGAATGTTGTACGGAATCCGTTCATGCGGGTTTACAAATGTGG contains these protein-coding regions:
- a CDS encoding L7Ae/L30e/S12e/Gadd45 family ribosomal protein, with the protein product MMNNKALSYLGLSMRAGKLVTGEEIVLKAIRSSEAKMVIVAGDASANTQKKFRDKCGTYKVPLVIGFDRDSLGSSIGKETRVVLAVTDRGFAKMISKQVGIMSEVEYIE
- the rimP gene encoding ribosome maturation factor RimP, yielding MSTTKIKSTVEEMIQPYLNEQGFELVDIDYVKEGSNWFLRVYVDKEGGIDIDDCVLISEQLSAKLDENDPIPTVYFLEVSSPGAERPLKKAEDVAKSVGKNVFVTTYEAVNGMKEFEGKLLSFDNGELVIEAGKKQYTVPYDKVASARLAILF
- the nusA gene encoding transcription termination factor NusA: MSMDFIEAMNELEREKGISKDVLFEAIEAALISSYKRNFNTAQNVRVDMNRNTGVIRVYARKLIVEEVLDSRTEISLPAAREINPHFQLEDIAEIEVTPRDFGRIAAQTAKQVVTQRIREAERGLIYNAFVDKEEDIVTGVVQRQDLRNIYIDLGKIEAALPLTELMPNEKFVHGDRIKAYITKVENTTKGPQIILSRTHPGLLKRLFELEVPEIFDGVVEIRSVAREAGFRSKIAVHSRNEEVDPVGSCVGPKGMRVQTIVGELRGEKIDIVRYSEQVDEYVANALSPSKVLEVQVFEEEKMARVIVPDYQLSLAIGIKGQNARLAAKLTGWKIDIKSESQAEQEFGREKDSSSEMHQDSVSVD
- a CDS encoding PolC-type DNA polymerase III yields the protein MSGFEEKRKRFELLMKQAELPAGLTDPYFLDGWIEQVETNRSNREWHILICKDTLVPAPIYRTFSLHIQEKMNHIAKITFGFKYTEQVQAGDIVSEYWNLFLEWVTREIPSVNGWMNRATFECEADLLQLTMSDSTSMELARKKQIDQAITTFYEKYFHLPLRIKLQVGEVGSNKEAMEQFQAQKKVEERQVIEQMMSEVTEMEAPEDEDQGDVRLQMGYEIKEPAVPMQEVQDEEKKITLQGSIFGLDRKELRNGNTLFTFYLTDFTDSMQMKMFAKTKEDVKILSLLANGKWVKVRGRVEYDRFMQIPELAMIPSDLTEIKAPPSRKDTAQEKRVEFHLHSTMSTMDAVTSIDKYVKTAAEWGHKAIAVTDHGGVQVYPEAAKAAKKNGIKMIYGLEANVVNDSVAVVLAPQPIDLKEATYIVFDIETTGLSVTQNKIIEIAAVKVQEGKEIDRFATFVNPHERIPYNIQQLTNITDEMVKDAPELEPVIRDFVAFAGDGVLVAHNARFDMGFIQASLKNLGMPELPNPVLDTLELARLLYPKMKNHRLNTLADKYKVALESHHRAIDDTIALAGILNGLVNDAAQLKGLTMLDRLNDYVGVDLSNTRPFHCGIYALNDIGKKNLYKLVSLSHTEYFKRVPCIPKSKLVGLREGLLIISGCEKGEFFEAVLNKSLEEAEEIAEFYDILEIQPLTMYMHLVDKGLVATPEELKLAVRKVVDIGAKLNKPVIATGNVHYLEPRDKIYRDITIHGITGFSPLKDQRKPDAHFRTTAEMLEEFQFLGQDKAYEVVVTNTIELADRFEEIKLFPDKLFTPILEGADEEIRNTCYNTAKSIYGEDLPEVIVARLEKELNPIIKYGFSANYLISERLVKKSNQDGYLVGSRGSVGSSVVATFLGISEVNPLPAHYICVNPECKHSEWFLDGSVPSGFDLPEKECPDCGGRLKGEGQDIPFETFLGFKGDKVPDIDLNFSGDYQPHAHNYTKVLFSEKSVFRAGTIGTVAEKTAFGFAKKYEEEHHKKWRGAELNRLASGCTGVKRSTGQHPGGIVVVPDYIEVEDVTPVQYPADDVTAEWKTTHFDYHAFEENLLKLDILGHDDPTMMRMLQDLTGIDPTTIPMNDPKVMSMFNSTDALGVTPEQIRSPVATFGVPEMGTKFVRQMLVESQPSSFADLLQISGLSHGTGVWLGNAQELIKNGTCNIKTVIGCRDDIMLFLIYKAGMDASLAFKITESVRKGRGLPQEWIDEMKNCKVPQWYIDSCLKIQYMFPKAHAAAYVISAVRTAFFKLYHPIEFYATYFTVRADEFDIELVCQGYDAIYRKIVEIEQLGFQAPPKEKNMLPVLEMALEMTARGFSLKPIDLYRSEATKFIVDGKALIPPFSALAGIGDNAARNIAAARDHGEFLSVEDFQQKSKASKTIVELLSGMGCFRGLPESNQLSLF
- the rnpM gene encoding RNase P modulator RnpM, which codes for MKQKKVPLRKCVACQEMMPKKQLIRIVKTPEDEVLIDLTGKKSGRGAYLCGKESCFKLALKNRSLDRALKGKVSPEIYEQLAADFASVEDDFIAAQERDHDE